The following DNA comes from Syngnathoides biaculeatus isolate LvHL_M chromosome 18, ASM1980259v1, whole genome shotgun sequence.
acaaaatgctaactgcgtgggtttcctctgggtgggcactcggctttcctcccacatcccaaaaacgcgcaacattCATtgaacgctctaaattgccccaaggtgtgattgtgagtgcgactgtttgtctgtctcgatgtgccgtgcgattggccggcgaccagttcagggtgcgccccgcctcctgcttgttgacagctgggataggctccagcactcctcgtgaacctcgtgaggataagcggtgaagaaaacggatggacggactGTAGCATAACACCACATGCATTTTCAGCTGAATACCGAGAGAACACTCACAGGGGCCGCAGCTGCTGTCGGCCGCAGCTTACAACCCGACGCTCACGTGGGGACGTGCCAACCTTTTCTCCGTCTTCTTTTAAGACTTTCACGTTCTGCGATTTTGCTGACGATGGGTCCAAATGATGAGCTTTGCCGTGTTTTGCGAAGGCACCGGCATCCGCTCCGAGAGCGAAACCGAGGACGTGGCGTCGAGCGCGGCGGCCCCCCCGACGCCCGCGCCCGCCGTGGCGGCGCCCAAAGACGACTACGGCAAGGGCGTCGTCTTCTACCTGCGCGACAAAGTGGTGGTGGGCATCATCCTGTGGAACGTTTTCAACCGGATGCCCATCGCGAGAAAGGTTGAACGATCTCATTCAATATCGCAatcgaagattttttttttttttttttttggatcattttTCCTAACCGTCTTTTGTCATCTGTAGATCATCAAGGACGGGGAGGAACACGCAGACCTGAATGAAGTCGCCAAGCTGTTTAACATCCACGAGGATTAGGATTTTGGACATTTTGTCAATTTCGAGCCACGAGTGGCGTCGACGTGAATTATTTTCATAGCACACTTGAAATTGCAACAATTCGTCCTCCTGGCCCAGCCTTgatgcaaacacaaacaatttTGTGTCACAAAATCCCGGGAACAGTTTTGAGTCTTGACAGCAGCTCGCTCGGAGAAAGAATccattaaaaagtatttttcaattGGGTTTTAACCGTGTCCGCTTGTGGGATGCGGTCTTTTGTTTGCGCCCGAGTCCCAGACGGCGCGGACGCGGTTTTCGGCGGGCTCTCGCGCCGCGCCGCAAACGTTGGCGGAATCGAGCGTTGCTTCTGTGCTGCCGGAGAAGACCGAAAGCGTGGCCTACTTCTGCTGTCTGGACGTTGAAAAGCTCGAGCAAGCGGAAGCTCCCCCGCAGTTTCCCCGTTATTAGCAAAACATGTCCGTTTACGCATCAGCCGCATTTCTTATTCTATTAGACCCCAAAGTCTCTCCAGAgccaagtgaggcagatgtgcggcAATAACCGGCCGTCTCTTCGCGTCGCGTTCATTTTTACGTGACGGAGCGGAACGAATCGCCACCGAGATGAGTGGTCCGCGTTTGGGTTTTATTCGTATTATTTTTCAGCATTGAGAGACGCCCCCGTTGAGCCGGGAAATAGGGGACACCTCCGCTTGAGGTGTCCGCCGACACGAGTcgaaatatgaaatatggagCAGGCGCTTTTCCGGGTGGGATGATGTGGTGAACTTGACAAACGGTTCCCAGTGAATCTTTTTAAAATGCGGACCCGCAGCCCACGGAAGCTTTTAGCTCATACGTTTTCCGTTTCTTCAATGATTTTAGTTGCGTTGAAATCATTTGGAAATTGCCAATTTCTTGGTTTTCCCACAAAAAGGGTTACTGCGTCTTTAAATGTTCCTGCCGCGGTTCCTTGAGGATGCATCTGGCCGTAAAACGAGATCAAGCTTGAAGTCATTCCGACAGATACGCGAGCGgcagtgggggggagggggtttcCCGGGGATTCTGAATTATGCATCGGCGGCGTCGGCGTCGTGTACTTTGCACCTGCTGAGGCGAAGGGGACGGGGAGCCGCCGAGTTTCACACGGCAGCCCAACGAGCAACTTGGCGGCGTCTGGAATTTTTCTCTTCTCGCTCGTGGGCTTTCCTGGTTTCCGGGATGCGAGTGCGAACCTTTTGTCTGCTGTGGGctccttgggtgttttttctccGAGGCAGGTACAGGAAAAAGTCTTTCTTTGCATTTTCATCCTCAACTTTTTCCGTTACGTCTCAAAGTATTGTGCATTTATTAATGGCGAACCGTCTGTGTGACTTGCGGACTGACGACGGTTGAGTGTGTTAaaatgacacttgtgaggatatggtTGTAGACCGATGGAGATGAGAAATTCTGATTGGAGTCGGAACGAGCGCAGTTCTTTTCTGGAGATTCATGTCAGAGAAAGTGAACAAGTTTTAAACGCACTTGGCCAcgaaagccgattctgattctgatgcttTGGACAAACTGCCGAAAGGTGGAAGTTGTTCCTTGGAAGGATTTCGTAATTACATGCGGGTCCAGGTGGGAAAGTCGTTTCAAGTTCACATTTCTCCTCGTGAAGTATGCGGTTGACATAGACGGCGGCGTAGTTTgaataaaattgtgaaaaatcaaatgtttcctTGAACGAGAATGTGGCGTTTAGATGTttctggggcggcacggtggctggCGAAGCTGGAAAGCcatggccgcacagttctgaggacccgggttcaaccccagcgctccctgtgtggagtttgcatgttcctccccgtgcccgcgtggcttttctccgggtgggtgggcactccgcttttctCCCGCAACCCAAAAACACGCcacattaatcggagactcgaaattgcctcgTCAGTGCGACTGTCGTTGGTCTccgtgtgccgtgcgattggccggcgaccagttcagggtgcacaatgacagctgggataggctccggtactcctgctacccttgtgaggataagcagctaggaaaatggaaaTTGCTGTTTCTTGCTCAttttgggggtggaggggttgCCGATACTTCGCCACATTTTCATTCCCATTCCACAATAGTTTtgtcatttgtaaaataaattccATTTCTTAATATTTCAGCGGTAATACTAAAGCACACCCCTGTTGGCTGAGGAATGGTTTGCTCTAGCCCATTGCAGAGCAGAGCCATACGCAGCCTTCCGGTCGTGTGCGCCAAATACCGCCTCTTGACCCTTAACCCCTAGCAGGACACGACACACGCCGCTGACAGCAGTTGTCGTGTGGCCGCACGCATCCGCAAGTTTTTGACAAAATTGGATTCCATTTTGAAACTCGTTGACATTATCGCTGCGCCTCTTTTAGCacagaaagaaaatggaagtgCTTCCGTATTAGTAGCAGTGACAAAAGGGGGCCGATTCTGTTCACGTTATTTTGTTGTGTGTCCGAGTTCGGTCCATTCTTTGTTCCTCACAGTTGGGTCAGGTTTAATCTTGATTTACTCCACGCTCGTCTTTTGCTTTGGCTTTAAAAAACTTCAGCTCCAGACGCGGCTCGAAAGTGTGGCGCTTCTCTTTCTCCGCTCGTGTGAACTGAATTGCAATCAAATGTAAAGCCGATCTGGTTTGGCCGGGAAAGCTCGCGTTCAAGAATTGTCGTTTAAATCTCGGACGCGACAATTGCGACGTTCCCAAGACCGCCCCGACGCGTACGCGCTTGAAAAACGCCTCTCCGTTGTGCGTTGACGCTGCGGTCGGCAGGTGGGTGCTGTGCAAGGAGATGAAGTCGCCCGGCGGCGCCTCCCGACCGCCCTCGCCCTCCGATTTCCTGGACAAGCTGATGGGTCGCACGTCCGGCTACGACGCCCGCATCCGACCCAACTTCAAAGGTGAGGCCTCCGCACGCGCCGGGCGTCAAACGACGGGCGGAGCCTCCCGGGCTGCTCTCCCCGCCCGATTGGCCCGGCATTGCGGGCGTCGGGCAATCCGCACGCGTTTCGGGATATTTTTACACTTCCTTCAGAtcctttttgtttgaaatgcgcAGCGGCGCCTGCGTCGCTCGCCCACAGGCCCATTTAAGTCCAATCCGGATCTCCAGCTCAAAATGAGGCCAGAAGATGCTCTGTGACATACTTAACCCCCCCACAAGTCTCCAGGCTTGAATTTCATCCATATTTCATGGCGCTCTCCGCTCTTGTCGACGGCGCATGTCGGGGAAATCCCGGCTGATTATCTGCGAATTCGCTAATGCAACTCAAGTCGAATCAAGAAACGCTCGCCTCCGGGGAAACCAGGCGCTTCAATATTTCATCTTTCGTGGTCATCCGGTTGTCGCCAAGGTAATCTCGAATGCtgcagtacccccccccccttagcgACCTCTGGGACCGGGCTGGACCGCGAATAGTGAAATTCAGCCGTGAATTGACTGCCTTGCTTAAAATAAacgttccctgcgattggctggcgaccagttcagggtatggtATTTCCTGAGCCTGCCcgaccctttgtgaggataagcagctcagaaaatggatggctccatTAAAACAAATGGATAAATCTCCCCAAATTCTTGAACATATATAAAGCATCACTCCGCGTTTTGGCTTGGGCCTtcccctggggggggggggttaaaatattgaaaaagcaaattttttttgcaaatgtttttgaaaagcgTCTATCAACGGGGGTTATAAACGTGAGGAGATGAATCTGCGGGCGCGCGTGACCTGCGAGTTGTGTCGCCGTCAGGACCCCCCGTGAACGTCACCTGCAACATCTTCATCAACAGCTTCGGCTCCATCACCGAAACCACCATGGTGAGTTTTGCCTCGTCGTCCTGCCGAACGTTTGAACAACGTTTTCATATTTCAAGCACAAATGCTCCGTTTTGATTTTGAAAGCAGATggcaatattcatttttttgttgagtgTTTATTGTAGTGTATAACCGCGCTGCATTGTTTGGACCTTGGTTTTTACTTCCCAACACGGATTTAtgaatttgcagatttttgtgcGAACTAATACTTTGTTTCCTTACAAATTCACCAAATTGCTGTTATGGACTCGATTTGTGTAATTGTCATATAATAACAATATTTTGGTTTGGTGGCATCTTGCTTGGCAGCAAGCAATTTTAAGTAAGTAACAGTAAGCAGTTTTgttaaagtgagttgaggagctttttttttttttttgtaatcgtCATTTTGGTGTCGAGCCTGACCTACTTTACATTTGTGAATTACCTTGTTAAAAGCAGAGCTGGCCAAAACtggcagacatcaaaatcaCAGCAGTTCCATGCGAGTGCGATCAATCAGTTGCAAAATTGTCAAATGGGATTTCCTCATAAACATTTAACGGGGCTCCCAAAATGAACGCTCCCTTGTTTATGAGCTCTGAGCACTTTCTGAGGGCTTTTACTTATTCACATTTTGGAGATAGTGAGCCTTGTGTATTTTCTAAAATACGTAAAAGGGGCCTCGTTAAATATTGATGGCCATAATTGAAAGCCGAGTTTGCCGCCGTGTTAGGTGACGGGCGCGCCGGCCTGCGAGTCCCGTTTTGGTTTCGCAGTACCCGTCAGACTGACTTGTTTCTGCGGCCCGGCGGGAGTCGTCGCACGTGGTCGGCGCCTGAGCGGGCTTGCAAATGTGTGAGCTGGTTTCTTGTCTGGATGTTGAACAGGACTCGGAGTGAATGCGATGCATGAAAAAtcttaaatgtttcaaaaaggTGCATTCCAATGGCCAttgaccacgtgactacatccgggccACGCGGCCATGTTGAATGGGTTCGCTCTACTGGCGCGCCGTTCACTCTATGGCTTTTGCATacatgttcgtacgactgttagaagtgacgcatgatggctaaaagttatcggggctcattagatgttttttcaagaaaccgttacgacaagaagcgcgctttgatcgacaatatcgacccatttGCCTCGGAGAAACGCAAATGGAGTGAGAATTTCGGAAcggtgggcgtcggtaacctatccagacgtCGTCAATtgtctcctcttctcgacaaacGCTtctaccgtggaccaactaaggaatgacaaaggtctggaggccgaCAACCTGGGTTCGCCATGTGTTAGTGTATCCCACGATGCAATTTCAATACGgaccgcgtgattacagtcagcgttgtgtttaaattatgttgatgacATAATGACaatgaaagaggtgtagattattatttttggctttgtgagagagagagagagaagagagagagagaggagagagagagagagagagagaaagagagagagagtagagagagagagagagaaagagagaggacagagagagagtggagagagagagaggacagaGAAAGaggagagggggagagagagagaggacagagagagggagagtggagagagagagagagagagagaaagagagagaggttaGGTTAGGTTCAACCGGGATGAGTCCCAAATGGAGCCCTTACCTCCTTCTCCACTCGCAcaactacatttttaactcaactcacgtgACAGCTCGCGGTGCAGCAACTCCTTTTTGCAAACGTatcataataaaacagaaaatatggattttggagccatgcattgcattcacacacgagtgtgATGTCGGCCCTCGCCCCAAAAGAacacttctccttcacagaacttcgttattgctaagtagctgtgaaattctaaaagggaTCCAATACttagcaagaacaaaatgctccgagcaaacgCCGACATAAGGGAACGACTCGGCCGCTAGATGGGCTCTGCTGTTAACGAGACAGCCACGGTTgccgccgtttggttgctaactgctccgttttctcgcactggttcttgatcgcGGTTGGcggtcgaaagaaagacgctttacacaACGCCTGCTTTCGTTTGCGCAACCGTTCAGACGCCTttgtgaaatgattcctgcttagctACGGTTTTGTTTACTGGAATTCACCCAACCTGAACGGCGACCGCGTTCTAAAcctgaaggtgtgtgacgtcagtcaaaAAACAGTTGACAGGTGGATTCCAATCCCGAGTTCCGGCAATTTTTCCAGGACTACCGTCTGAACGTCTTTCTGCGGCAGCAGTGGAACGACCCTCGGCTGGCTTACAAAGAGTACCCGGACGACTCGCTGGACCTGGACCCGTCCATGCTGGACTCCATCTGGAAACCCGACTTGTTCTTCGCCAACGAAAAGGGAGCAAACTTCCACGACGTCACCACCGACAACACGCTGCTCAGAATATTCCAGAACGGAAACGTCCTCTACAGCATCAGGTGATGATGCGCACGCACGACTCTcgttgctgttgttttgtttgttgattaCAGTTTATTAGACCCCACGTACGTAGTGTGTAAATCCACGTCCACGACTATAAAGTACGAACTTGCTCAACAGTATCCTGCCGCTTTCTCTCGCTTCAGTTCAGCTGAGTTGTAATCGGTGTCCGGCTAACACTGTCAACATGTTTGTGCTCTACAAGAACTGCGGGCAAAATAAATTCAAGCCGCTAAAGTGACACCGAAGCAGCGAGCCGTAATAATTGGCAAATATACTTCGGTAGAAGGACATGCTTAGAAACATGAAGCCTTGATTAACACTTAGACGAACATTTATCATGTGGCAGCGAGatcctgtgccatttttacatagaaatgaaaaaatatatacatattttgcgCTCCCACCACATCAGTGACATTGTGGGTAAACTATACTTTGACGTTGCTACCACTTCACACCTTCATGTATTAGCTTATTCATGCGTTTTGAAACCATTTCTTGTCATGATCCCGcaggtccagccctggctggacctgcgcctcatgctggctgattggccccgatGTATATAGGAcgatggggacgactggtctgggGTCAGATCGtcgcggttcatgccccgttccagcacttccgtatctctgatcgtattcccgtgtgtaccgaccccgtaagcctgactcctttaatGCTGCTGCCTGCTccgatcgatctcccgtgtaccgactcctgccccCCGCTGACCTGGTCTCcgcgcccgacgtcctgactaccgctgctgcacctgactgcctgccccatccccgaccgtggaacaataaacgtttttcccgaattacctctgcgccTCCCGTgcactcctgcatttgggtcctacctccgtctctATGGGTCGTGACATTTTCTCTATTTTGCTCATATTAAAGTGGTGCCTACCGCCCCCGCCCCCTTACAACTTCTTCCAACAGATGCACATTACCGAACCTCCAAATAAAGAAaggattctgatttttttttttattattattatcattaaaaGTTTCGAATTTGGAGCAGCGCTAATTGAGTAACGTGGCATTCGGCGATCCAATTATGCGCTCACGCGAGTAGCCACTGGGGTAAGGCTCAATCGTAACTGGCCCCCCAGCAGCAGATCCAAATTTTGATGCTCACTCTCTGCACTTTCAGTTGAATCTTTTCGCCGGCGAATGATGACTCGGATAAATCTGAAATACAGAAAggcgaaaacaaacaaacaaaaaaaaaaagtagcatctTGGGTCAGTGTTAGGCTCTGAAAACCCCAAGAGGGATGTGATTGAAAtatactgcccccccccccccccccttccaggCTGACATTAACCCTCTCGTGCCCCATGGATCTGAAGAACTTCCCCATGGACAGCCAGATGTGCATCATGCAGCTGGAGAGCTGTGAGTTTTCTTCACCTCAACTGGTTCTGTTGTTGGAGGTCTGCAAAGCAGCTCGCTCTCTTGTTGCCCCCAtcgccccccaccaccccttCTCTCGCAGTTGGCTACACCATGAACGACCTCATCTTCGAATGGCTGGACGTGGGCGCCGTGCAGGTGGCGGACGACCTGGTTCTCCCTCAGTTTGTTCTGAAAGAGGAGCACGGGCTGGGATATTGCACCAAGCATTACAACACAGGTGAACGTCCGGCCCGCGGGGGAGGGCCCGGCTCCAAATCCCCCTCTGATGTCCCCTTCCTGTGAGCAGGTAAATTCACCTGCATTGAGGTCAAATTCCACCTGGAGCGCCAGATGGGCTACTACCTGATTCAGATGTACATTCCCAGCCTGCTGACGGTCATCCTGTCCTGGGTGTCCTTCTGGATCAACATGGACGCGGCTCCGGCCAGGGTGGGCCTGGGCATCACCACCGTGCTCACCATGACCACGCAGAGTTCGGGCTCCAGGGCCTCGCTGCCCAAGGTCGGCCGCCCCGGCTGCGTCAAATACAATTCATTagtgttaaaaagaaaagaaaaaaactaatcCAAACAGGCGAAAGTTTATTTCAATTCAGTGCAGCAAATGAACCTcgtggctgctttttttttttttttcatccggtCTCGAGCTAAATTTCGCAACGCCTCTCCGGGTTAGTGAGGTGTGCAATATCCGGCGTTTTTCCTCAGGCTAAATGACGGAACACGCTTGGTTACTTAGGAAAGCTCCCCCCTGAGTGAAATGGCCGGCGGGGATGAGCaagcgcggcggcggcgtccgCTCGGGTCGCACTCCCGCTCCGGGGTGCCGCTGATCGTGTGCGCAGCAAAAGCCGGTTCCAGTCCATTTTTGTTGACTTCAAACCGAGAACTTGTGGGAGTGCTATTAATGCAGATATACAATGACatgatgtggaaaaacattCACCAGACTTTTTCCCGAGATCGCGCGCAACGCCACTctcacccttaactggtcgccagttagtcACACGGGCAACATAGACGttagtttctttgtttttcgcAGGTGTCCTACGTGAAAGCCATCGACATCTGGATGGCGGTGTGCCTCCTTTTCGTGTTTGCCGCACTCTTGGAGTACGCGGCGGTGAATTTCGTCTCCCGGCAGCACAAGGAGTTCTTCCGGCTGAGGAAGAAGCTCCGAGAGCGAGCGCGCCGACGGAGCGTGAGTGTCTGTCGCTCGGCTATAGGACCGCATTATCCCGCTTGGCCGTGTTCTCTACAGACACTTTAACCTCCGagcaaatgttacaaaatgataatacaaaaagaaattctggCATTATTGTGGcgttaaacaaaatgaaatcaatttgGTGGTAatgactgacctgaaacgggACAGGTTTAGTCTGATGTGACTTCAGACCGAGTGTGAGTtttaaacccaaccgctggactaaatatgcaaatgaagggacagAAAGAGGTTTTCAATTTGGCCCGTACGGGGACAAAAACgggtttggctgaccagctgcaactccAACCCGCGTTCTGAGGCAGCCTTACCGGTGTACCTCTTTTTTTATCAGTTTCTCGGAACAAAAGgttacaaattcaaatggaGGAAAAGATGGAAGTACCAATACAAAAACGAATGCTCAAGTAAACAATTATAACAACGgcgttgaggagtatctgctttgaagtTGGCAAGGCGGTGCATCGCTGGGTCACACTAAGGGTCACACAGATAGAAACAAAtgcattataaaacaaaaattcaaacatGGAGTCAAAGAACGAAATGTGTGTGCAAACTTTTGTCTCCAAGTGTGTATGACATCCTCGATGCGCACGCCTCTGCCCTGGCGTCGTACTCGCCCGTCGTGCAGGAGTTTAACGTGGCGCTCGCCGTGTCTTTTGTGCAGCACGAGCAGGCCGGCGGTGAGGCCAAGACGAAAGCCGACGGGAGGGCCGAGCAGCAGTGCGGCGCCTGCGCCCGCGTACGTGTGGCCGCCCGCCGGACTTTCAGACGACGGACCGCGAAGAAATGGCGGGCCGACGGAAGAGCGTTCACGTGCTTGGTGTGTTTTCAGGAGGAGGAGCTGGCGCGCCAGGGTTTACTCTTCCAGGCTTTGGGCCTGGGACTGGGCTGCAGCGCTCCGGAAATGGACGCCACGCCGGTGTTTGCCGACTTGCCTCCTGGCTTGGGCTACTACGACATACGGCGGCGCTTCGTGGACCGGGCCAAGAAGATCGACACGGTGTCTCGAGCCGTCTTCCCGCTGACGTTCCTCATGTTCAACGTCCTCTACTGGCTCACCTACAAGGTCCTTCGGCACGAAGACGTCCCACTTCAAGTGTGAGCCCGCCAGGAGGGTCTTCCGCCGCTATTCGGAACTTACGCCGCTACGAcgctcttgttgttgttttccgtTTTCCGTGCTGTGGTTTTTGTCATGGGGTCACTTTTAAGAGACGTGCTCTTTCAATTTGATGTTTGACTTTTGCCATTTGGACCGCCGCATGCTCCAGGCTGATTCAAGTTGTGCACTCATTTTCACATCAATGCAATTAGTTGTCATGCGTACTGTTTGTTTTCATACATTTGAATCTGaatattcttttaaaaacaGCGTCGATgtgtgtgcacattttttttagtattttatttgtagAAATACTTTGGTGTGACATAAACTGATCAGTTAAGTTTGCTCCACAGTCCAAATTCATCTCCGTAGTAAAGTGGATTTGTAGACTATCCATcggttttctttgccgcttatcctcacaaaggtcgcggggagcgaAGAAGCCGATCCcctgctatcttcgggcaggaggtggggtacaccctgaactggtcgccagccaatcgcagggcacacggagacagacaacagtcgcactcacaatcacaccgacgggggaatttagagtgtaccGATCCAGCAaaattagagagagcagacgtggATGCTTTGGACAtctccagaggagagagagagagtgaggaatATCAACAGGAAGTTTCTCAGATAATGGctgttatttttgaaaataaacacaattcTTGAATGGGTTTAATTAAAATGGATAAAGAGAAAGTGCTACAATCTTGGTGATTAGAATAGAATCGCAAATAACCCGGAATTtagtatagattttttttcttcccaaaatcAACATTATactgttaaacaaaacaaaacaaagaatccTCTGGTTTTATAATGCTTCGTCACCCCTAAATATTACACGTGATTCTCTCTGAAATTCCATATAAATCAATGGATTGATGATCATGTACTAAAATTGAGATTTTAGTATGCTGTAATCTTAATGCTTGAGAAAAATCAGCAAGATTTTTGTTGCAAAATTATCTCCGGAACCATTGTCGTTTATTGCTGGGGGGCGGAAGGAAGAGAAATGGTGTTACACGGCCAGAAGGAAGTAGAACGTTGTCCACACGACGGACGGATGCTCCCAAATGTCGACACCTGCACTCTTTCACGTGCCGcgttattattaattttatatttgagATGGATGCGGGCACTTTTAACCGAAGTGTGAGAATGgtatgttatatatttttttggaagtCGTTTGTCTGGACTGCCGCGTGCGTGCTAGCATGCTAACCGGCAGATGCAGTAGAATAATGCCGccttcattttaatatttgacaAAGTGTAATTTGTTCTTATCATCGATAAGCAAGCGAGTATTGGTTCGGTacgcatttttttgtgtattttaaagacGTCCTGGTGAGACTTGTCTTACGTTAGCTGTGAAGAAAAGCCAATCCTAAATGTAGTCATTAAAGTTAATGTCGTTCTTTAGCGTATTTGATGGCACTAAAGGGATAAAACGTCATTTGATTTATGTCCAATTAATTCTCAACACTGCCATGTAGGGCTGTGCAATTTGGCCATAAaacaacagagagagagagagagagagtgtgtgttaTTTTATAGTCTCTCAATCAGTTGCACAGCAATGTTAATTTAAATCTTTTACAAATCTAAATTTTTCAGGGTATGTCTTAtgtgggagattttttttctcgattAAAGTGCCCCTTTTTTAACTTTGAGGACTCCATTCAAATGATCCAATCAAGTAACACCCCTCCCTGATGGTGCGTTAGCCGGAAATTAAATTCATTTGAGTCTAATAATAATACTCCCCTCCCCTCCAGATTCATATGAATATCAGACCACGGCAAATGGAGAACAAGTCCATAAGTAACGTTTTTCGTGACGAGAATCtctttccaaattttttttcaaatgaatcaaAAACCTTTACAGTATTGTCATCATATAGGACTGTGCATACGACGAGATAACAAGCACTCCTCCACATTAATTCCATATTTGCTGGCAAAATTGCTGATCTTTAATTGGTTTCCATGATCCATTGTTATTGGATCCAAGGAGATCCAAATCTCTGCCTTTCTGTGGGAAATTCCACCCGAAAACCTGCTACCCTAAACTATTTTTCCCGAGTAGTCGCGTCTCCTTCATGTGGTGAATGTgttccccccccctttttttttttatttttagttaccTTGGAGGTGAGCTAGGTTGTCATGGTGATATTGCTGGGATGGCAGCAGGCGGCGGCGGACCTCAGGAGGAGTGGCACACGAGCGATGCCTGGTGAAGATGCCGGTTCAGGGGCTCAGGCCTCCCCACCGGTGGGGTATTTGGGAAAA
Coding sequences within:
- the LOC133491414 gene encoding glycine receptor subunit alpha-2-like isoform X4; translation: MFLPRFLEDASGRKTRSSLKSFRQIRERQWGGGGFPGILNYASAASASCTLHLLRRRGRGAAEFHTAAQRATWRRLEFFSSRSWAFLVSGMRVRTFCLLWAPWVFFLRGRWVLCKEMKSPGGASRPPSPSDFLDKLMGRTSGYDARIRPNFKGPPVNVTCNIFINSFGSITETTMDYRLNVFLRQQWNDPRLAYKEYPDDSLDLDPSMLDSIWKPDLFFANEKGANFHDVTTDNTLLRIFQNGNVLYSIRLTLTLSCPMDLKNFPMDSQMCIMQLESFGYTMNDLIFEWLDVGAVQVADDLVLPQFVLKEEHGLGYCTKHYNTGKFTCIEVKFHLERQMGYYLIQMYIPSLLTVILSWVSFWINMDAAPARVGLGITTVLTMTTQSSGSRASLPKVSYVKAIDIWMAVCLLFVFAALLEYAAVNFVSRQHKEFFRLRKKLRERARRRSHEQAGGEAKTKADGRAEQQCGACAREEELARQGLLFQALGLGLGCSAPEMDATPVFADLPPGLGYYDIRRRFVDRAKKIDTVSRAVFPLTFLMFNVLYWLTYKVLRHEDVPLQV
- the LOC133491414 gene encoding glycine receptor subunit alpha-2-like isoform X2, producing MKSPGGASRPPSPSDFLDKLMGRTSGYDARIRPNFKGPPVNVTCNIFINSFGSITETTMDYRLNVFLRQQWNDPRLAYKEYPDDSLDLDPSMLDSIWKPDLFFANEKGANFHDVTTDNTLLRIFQNGNVLYSIRLTLTLSCPMDLKNFPMDSQMCIMQLESFGYTMNDLIFEWLDVGAVQVADDLVLPQFVLKEEHGLGYCTKHYNTGKFTCIEVKFHLERQMGYYLIQMYIPSLLTVILSWVSFWINMDAAPARVSYVKAIDIWMAVCLLFVFAALLEYAAVNFVSRQHKEFFRLRKKLRERARRRSHEQAGGEAKTKADGRAEQQCGACAREEELARQGLLFQALGLGLGCSAPEMDATPVFADLPPGLGYYDIRRRFVDRAKKIDTVSRAVFPLTFLMFNVLYWLTYKVLRHEDVPLQV
- the LOC133491414 gene encoding glycine receptor subunit alpha-4-like isoform X1, which codes for MKSPGGASRPPSPSDFLDKLMGRTSGYDARIRPNFKGPPVNVTCNIFINSFGSITETTMDYRLNVFLRQQWNDPRLAYKEYPDDSLDLDPSMLDSIWKPDLFFANEKGANFHDVTTDNTLLRIFQNGNVLYSIRLTLTLSCPMDLKNFPMDSQMCIMQLESFGYTMNDLIFEWLDVGAVQVADDLVLPQFVLKEEHGLGYCTKHYNTGKFTCIEVKFHLERQMGYYLIQMYIPSLLTVILSWVSFWINMDAAPARVGLGITTVLTMTTQSSGSRASLPKVSYVKAIDIWMAVCLLFVFAALLEYAAVNFVSRQHKEFFRLRKKLRERARRRSHEQAGGEAKTKADGRAEQQCGACAREEELARQGLLFQALGLGLGCSAPEMDATPVFADLPPGLGYYDIRRRFVDRAKKIDTVSRAVFPLTFLMFNVLYWLTYKVLRHEDVPLQV
- the LOC133491414 gene encoding glycine receptor subunit alpha-2-like isoform X3 → MDYRLNVFLRQQWNDPRLAYKEYPDDSLDLDPSMLDSIWKPDLFFANEKGANFHDVTTDNTLLRIFQNGNVLYSIRLTLTLSCPMDLKNFPMDSQMCIMQLESFGYTMNDLIFEWLDVGAVQVADDLVLPQFVLKEEHGLGYCTKHYNTGKFTCIEVKFHLERQMGYYLIQMYIPSLLTVILSWVSFWINMDAAPARVGLGITTVLTMTTQSSGSRASLPKVSYVKAIDIWMAVCLLFVFAALLEYAAVNFVSRQHKEFFRLRKKLRERARRRSHEQAGGEAKTKADGRAEQQCGACAREEELARQGLLFQALGLGLGCSAPEMDATPVFADLPPGLGYYDIRRRFVDRAKKIDTVSRAVFPLTFLMFNVLYWLTYKVLRHEDVPLQV